CTGGCACCGTACAGAGGTGACTGCCAGCAGCGACAGCAGGATTGTTGGGGCGGCAGCTGCGGCCAAGAAGTGACGCAGGCAGAATCGCTGCGGCAATGAGGGTGCCGCCGAGGTGCGTCGCGGAAAAAAGGCCCGGAAGAAGTCAGTCATACAACAACTCCACGGGCGGGCATGAAAAAACCGACCTGTGTCAAGTCGGTCAGGACCAACTCCTGAACCCGCGCAGGAATAAGTGAACGATGATGACTCTCGGCAGGTCTCCTGACTTGTCAGCTTCCAACCTACTCTCCCGCGCCTTCCCGGTTTCCCAGTGGCATGGTGGGGATTTCGTAGCTGCTTACAGTAGCGGGGCTGTGCGGGAATTTCACCCACTTCCCGATTAAGCTATTAGCGCCGAAAATCGTTAGCGATGTTGAAAGTGAACCTAAATCATCGAGTTAGCGCTGTCAAGCTGCTTTTTATTTCGTAACCGGCAACCAGCTTACTCAAACGGAGTATACACTGACTCAAGCTTTTGGACTTGCCTCCGACAGATGTCGGGTGTATTCTCGACGGATATTCGCAGGCACGTCCCAGCGGAGCAGAGTGGAGATCAATGACGGACACAACAGCCAAACCAGCCAATCGGGAACGAGCTTTCTCCCAGAGTCGGCTGAACTATATTGCCGAGCTGCATGACCAGTTGCGCCCGTTTCTTGCGGACGCCTCGCTGGCGGTACTGGTCTATCATCGCAAGCGTCTGGAACTCGAAATTCATCTGCTCGAGGCCGATGAGCGCAAGCGCTATTCGCTGCGGGACATCATCTCGACCGAATACGAACATTTCGCAGCGGAGCCGGAGATCGGCGACAGCCCGATCGTGGGTGAATTGAAAAAGCATTCTGCCTTGGAGGTCAACCGTCTCCGCAGATTCCCCTTTGAGGCAGTCGAATCAATCCCGGCAATGTTCCTGGTGTACGGCGGCGCGGGCTTCGAGCGTCTGGTTGAGCAAGTCGGTGAGAACCTCAGCGAGTACCAGCTGCGCCTGCGCAATGCCGTGCTGATCGATGCCCTCCACCGGATCGAACTCGAGCTGGAGTTGCTCCAGGAGACCGGAACGATCTTGTCGATGTCGATTCGGCTCGACGAGGTCTTCAAGAGCATCGTGGCGGCACTGGAGAAGCTGATTGCGTTTGACGCCGTTGGAATCTACATCCTCAGCCACAAGGGCGAAATGATCGACGAGCTGTTTTCGCAGGGGTATCACGAGGACGACACCCCGGCGCTGCTGCGCCTGAAAGCGGGCAAAGGTCTGGTCGGATGGGTGGCCAAGACCGGCGAGCCGGTGATTGTGCCGAACGTGGCCGAAGATCAGCGTTACGTCAAGACCCGCCAAACCACGAACTCGGAGCTGGTAGTACCCCTCTTCTCCGGCAACGAGGTGATCGGCGCCTTCAATCTCGAATCCGACCGACTCGACGCCTATTCCCCGTCCGATCTGGAGATGGTGACCGCTTTCGCTAATCAGGCCTCGGTGTCAATTACGCGTGCCAAACTGATTCAGGAGACGTTGGAGAAGAACAAGATCAAAGACCAGCTCCAGGTGGCGCGGGAAATTCAGAAGTCGTTCATCCCGGCGGTACCGCCGCGCTATCCGGGTTTCGATTTTGACGCCGTGAACATCTCGTCCGACGAGGTCGGCGGAGATTATTTTGACTTCATCCCGATTGTCGATCACCAGTTGGGAGTCACGATTGCCGATGTCTCCGGTAAAGGAGTTCCGGCGGCACTGATCATGGCCTCCTACCGGGCGTCGTTGATCGCCGAAATCCGCAACAACTATGCGATTCGCACAATTCTGCGCAAGGTAAACAACCTGATCTGCGAATCGGTCGAACGCGGGAAATTCGTGACGGCGGTCTATGGCGTGTTGGACGCCAAGAACCGGATCTTTACCTTTGCGAACGCCGGCCACAACCCGCCGATTCATCTGCGGGTGACCGGCGAGGTCGAATTCCTAACGACCGGCGGCTGGACGCTGGGAATCCAGTCGGACAAGGAATACGAGGAACGGCCGATACATATAAGGAGCGGTGACATCCTGGTGCTGTATACCGATGGCGTCACCGAAGCCGAGAATCCCCGGCAGGAATTATTTGGAACTGACCGTCTGGTCGAGTTGGTAAAATCGAATGGTAATCGCTCTGCCCGAGAAATTCGCGAGACGATCGTTGATGAGGTGATCCGGTTCCGCGATCCGGAGACGCAGCCGGACGACCTGACCCTGATGATTATCAAGGCCGAATGAATTTGACTAAACTCGACCACCGTGTTAGTTTCCCCTGGTTACCATCGAAAAGAGCGTCGTAAGAACGGAGACATAATGAACTTGAGAAAACTCTTGTCCCTCGGGCTGGCCGTCGTGCTGGCCGGATTCATGATGATCGGCTGCGGCAAAGACGATGAGCCGGTCGTCGGGGCTGGCGGCGACCGCGAGGTCAAGGTCGCGGCGGTGACAACTCCGCCCAATACCGGCGACATCATAAACGACCCGGTCTGGGACGACATCGACATCGCGTCGATCTGGATCGGGACGGACTCGGCTTACGGCAGTTACTTCGGCCCCGGTGTCGTCCGGGTGCAAGCCATCCAGGATGGCCAGAATCTGTACATGCGCTTCAATTGGGTCGACTCGTCGGAGACGAAGAAGCCGGGCCATTGGATCTTCCAGGAGGGCCCGACACCATTCCTTCAGGTCACCGACACCATCAAGGGTAAGAACGGAAACCAACTGCTCAATATCGGTGAGCGGCTTCGGAACCTCTGGGAGAACGAGGACGCGCTGGCGCTCTTCATCGACTACGGCAATAACGGTAGTGAGCGCGCCAACTGCGGTTCTACCTGCCATCTCAATACCCCCAATGACATCGGCGAAACGCACTATACCACGGGCGGCGGCAATATCGACTGCTGGATCTGGCGTGCCGGCCGAACCGATCCCTTCGGCATCGCGGAAGATTTCTTCTGGGGGGCGCAGCAGAAGTACGATCAGTTCGACGTTGCGCTGTACCAGCGCAATGCCCGCGACCTGGACACGAATTTCAGCGAGCCGCGGCTGATGCATACCTCCGGTCCGCTGTTCACCGGCGATCAGCTGTTCACACAGGACACGACTCTTTTGATGTTTGTCGGTCAGAACTGGCAACCGGGTGATCATATCTCCGGCTACATCTACAATCAAGCCTTCAACACGGGCAACAAGTCGCGCTATGACGTCAACGCTCAGGCGGAATACGACGCGCAGATGAGCCGCTGGAACCTCGTGCTGTGGCGCACGCTGGCAGCGCCGAATCCGGCGGAGGATGTCGCTTTCGAGGCCGGGCACTCATACGAAGCGACCCTCGCAATCATGCGCCAGAACATGCAACGGCATTCGGGATCGCAGCCGTTCACGCTCAAATTCGAGTAGCCTCGGAAACACGCGAACCAGCGATTCGTACTGATTACAGCGACAACGCCGCCGGCTGAAACGCCCGGCGGCGTTTGTCTTGCCGGCCACCCAATCATCCCTGCCCACGCCGGTGCGTTGATTTCATAGGTCTACACTCCGCCGAAAGGTGATTGCCAACGACCGAATCGTATACTAACTTTCACCAGGTTCGGACGCCTATTGATTTGGCGATTCACACGCAGGAGGAATGAAGATGCCGAAGCATAAAGTATTCTCGATGAAATTCGGGAGCGTCTACCCGATGTATGTTCAAAAGGCGGAACGCAAGAAACGCACCAAGAAGGAAGTTGATCAAATCATCTGCTGGCTGACCGGCTATGACCAGGCAGGATTGAAGAAACAGATCGAACTGGGAAACGACTTTGAGACCTTCTTTGCTCAGGCACCACGCCTGCATCCCAATAGCGCGCTGATCAAGGGCGTGGTGTGCGGGATTCGCGTGGAGGAGATCGAAGATCCTCTGATGCAGAAGATTCGCTACCTGGACAAGCTGATTGATGAACTGGCCAAGGGAAAAGCGATGGAGAAGATTCTGCGGCGGTGACGCGGCTGAAGCATTTTCGTTGATCAAGACCCCTTCAGCTATCATCGAAGACAACCAGCCGCGAGATGAGGGGCGACTGACGAACTATGTTCGGTAAGCCATGAATACAAAACTACCGATCGCAAAGAGCAAAATGCCGAAGATCACGGCAAAGCTAATCCATGCCCACTTCCTTCGTTCGGCACCTTTCATTTCTTCAAGTTCCTTGAAGTACTTCAGGTATTTATCACGCCTGAAGAGCAGCAAGTAGTTTACAATTAAGGATACAAGGACGAATCCACCCTCATGGTAAATCGAGAGTCTGTGACTATCCCGAAGAATTCCTTCGTACACAAGCGCAAGACCAAAGCATATCGCGAAGATCAGAATGCACATCAGGCCCCCTGCAAACGTAATGCTGAGACCGAAATCGGGTCTCTTGAATGCTTTATCTACAGCATCGTAGATGTGGTTAACTGTTACTCCTCGTTTAGCGTAGAAGTTCCTGACCAAAGGAATTCTGAGAATATGTTTTAATGGAACATACTTGTCAAAAAGTAGCCGGAGCTTATGATCGCCCCTATAGGCAAAATAGTAAACTATGTTCCAAAACTTTATCATAGACCCTCACACTGGTAATACGACCGCACAACAGCAGCACCCGGTTCGGAACCCCCAAGGCCGCCAAAAATTCCGCCTATAAGGCCACCGGCAATACCACCAATTGCCTCACCTGGAGTCGCAGTGATCCCCTGAAGTCAAGACAGATTCACGCAGCATGCTGGGTGGGCCATATGGCCGCGACTTCGTTAGGGGTTTTATAATCGAACACCTGATGAATGAGCTCCTGATCGCAAAAGTCGATATAGTAGTCCGTTGCCAGCCGTGCAGCAGTCTCACGCAAGAAAGATCAGCGCAAACGACAGCACGATATAGAGAATCACCAAGAATCTGCCAATCCGTCGGCTTCGCTCGGACTCGCGTTTGTACTGGCTCATGATCTTCTCAACCCGTTTTTTATTCAGGAACAGGACTGAGTTTGTGACAAAAAGGCCCAAGATTAAAGTACCAATTACGATCTTGTGATTATTCACAGAGCCCGCTTGCGAGGGAGGAAACAGCTGCGAATAGGCAGCGACAGCATACCATCCGTTAAACCACGTCATGGCCCCTATGGGCCCCCACTCGTTATTGCCTTTCCGGTTCAAAGAGCGTGACAGCTTGTAGAACAAGTAGTAATAAGGATTTATCATAGTAAAGACCCATCGTCAACGCAAGTT
This genomic interval from Candidatus Zixiibacteriota bacterium contains the following:
- a CDS encoding SpoIIE family protein phosphatase, producing MTDTTAKPANRERAFSQSRLNYIAELHDQLRPFLADASLAVLVYHRKRLELEIHLLEADERKRYSLRDIISTEYEHFAAEPEIGDSPIVGELKKHSALEVNRLRRFPFEAVESIPAMFLVYGGAGFERLVEQVGENLSEYQLRLRNAVLIDALHRIELELELLQETGTILSMSIRLDEVFKSIVAALEKLIAFDAVGIYILSHKGEMIDELFSQGYHEDDTPALLRLKAGKGLVGWVAKTGEPVIVPNVAEDQRYVKTRQTTNSELVVPLFSGNEVIGAFNLESDRLDAYSPSDLEMVTAFANQASVSITRAKLIQETLEKNKIKDQLQVAREIQKSFIPAVPPRYPGFDFDAVNISSDEVGGDYFDFIPIVDHQLGVTIADVSGKGVPAALIMASYRASLIAEIRNNYAIRTILRKVNNLICESVERGKFVTAVYGVLDAKNRIFTFANAGHNPPIHLRVTGEVEFLTTGGWTLGIQSDKEYEERPIHIRSGDILVLYTDGVTEAENPRQELFGTDRLVELVKSNGNRSAREIRETIVDEVIRFRDPETQPDDLTLMIIKAE
- a CDS encoding DUF2200 domain-containing protein, whose product is MPKHKVFSMKFGSVYPMYVQKAERKKRTKKEVDQIICWLTGYDQAGLKKQIELGNDFETFFAQAPRLHPNSALIKGVVCGIRVEEIEDPLMQKIRYLDKLIDELAKGKAMEKILRR